A region of Micromonospora chokoriensis DNA encodes the following proteins:
- a CDS encoding glycosyltransferase family 4 protein: MTARSDLSGVDSADRPHRQRAAPDGTSPTALPSVMLLCGASSLHARKWAVALAERGHRVVAASWIGAEPIDGVDLRVAPGTGQTRHGPWGAVWQLVAAGWWLRRQVREARPDVLHVHSVGMAGLLSLLAPRRPARVVTPWGVDLQSARRSRFRRWVARAALRRCDLVLPTAGSVRTEIVESYRIPAARTRTVSWGVDDRLFALRDTVTPSSVRREFGIPDDATVLFAARTTGPVYRTPEVLRAFAQVAMTRLDLHLVVLTGHRPAEAAAAQAQRRCVTEAQELAERLPGRVTVLDRSLSPEDTFRLMRASEVSISVPRFDQRSCTVLEAAHAGCRLLLADLPPYRELVEDGLVADIVSGPLEAALAEQFLAARPLEPALRERNRRFIETSESWSRQVSVVQECYRRLTADRVEQRRGGVSR; the protein is encoded by the coding sequence GTGACCGCGCGTTCCGACCTGTCGGGGGTCGACAGCGCCGACCGGCCGCACCGGCAACGGGCTGCCCCGGACGGCACTTCCCCTACCGCGCTCCCATCCGTGATGCTGCTCTGCGGCGCGAGTTCACTGCACGCCCGTAAGTGGGCGGTCGCGCTCGCCGAACGCGGCCACCGGGTCGTCGCCGCCAGCTGGATCGGCGCGGAGCCGATCGACGGCGTCGACCTGCGCGTCGCTCCCGGGACCGGTCAGACCAGGCACGGGCCGTGGGGTGCGGTGTGGCAGCTCGTCGCGGCCGGCTGGTGGCTGCGCCGACAGGTACGCGAGGCGCGCCCCGATGTGTTGCACGTGCACTCGGTAGGGATGGCGGGCCTGCTGTCGCTGCTGGCACCGCGTCGGCCCGCCCGGGTCGTCACGCCCTGGGGCGTGGACCTGCAGTCCGCGCGTCGGTCCCGGTTCCGTCGTTGGGTGGCCCGCGCCGCCCTGCGCCGCTGCGACCTCGTTCTCCCCACCGCAGGGTCGGTCCGTACGGAGATCGTCGAGAGCTACCGCATACCGGCGGCCCGTACCCGCACCGTCTCGTGGGGCGTCGACGACCGGCTGTTCGCGCTGCGGGACACGGTGACGCCGTCGTCGGTCCGGCGGGAGTTCGGCATCCCGGACGACGCGACGGTGCTCTTCGCCGCCCGGACGACCGGCCCCGTCTACCGCACGCCCGAGGTTCTGCGGGCGTTCGCACAGGTGGCGATGACTCGTCTCGATCTCCACCTGGTCGTCCTGACCGGGCACCGTCCCGCCGAGGCGGCAGCGGCGCAGGCGCAGCGACGGTGCGTCACGGAGGCCCAGGAACTCGCCGAGCGTCTGCCCGGACGGGTCACCGTCCTGGACCGGTCACTGAGCCCGGAGGACACCTTCCGACTGATGCGGGCGAGTGAGGTGAGCATCTCGGTTCCCCGCTTCGACCAGCGCAGCTGCACCGTCCTGGAGGCGGCGCACGCCGGTTGCCGGCTCCTGCTCGCCGACCTGCCGCCGTACCGCGAGCTGGTCGAGGACGGCTTGGTGGCCGACATCGTCAGTGGCCCGTTGGAGGCCGCGTTGGCAGAGCAGTTCCTGGCCGCCCGCCCGCTGGAGCCGGCGCTGCGGGAACGGAACCGGCGCTTCATCGAGACGTCGGAGTCCTGGTCCCGTCAGGTTTCCGTGGTGCAGGAGTGCTATCGGCGGTTGACCGCGGACCGGGTCGAACAGCGTCGGGGCGGAGTGTCCCGGTGA
- a CDS encoding glycosyltransferase family 4 protein — translation MKIVYLHQYFRTPAMSGGTRSYEFARRLVRNGHDVQVVTSDTEPAPGTRQTWRTTVEAGAVVHWAAVPYRNAMSIRDRLSAFGQFARLAATRAASLEQDVVFATSTPLTIAIPAVYSARRRRVPMVLEVRDLWPEVPIALGALRSPLTRRAATALEGWAYRNAAHIVALSPGMAAGVRARHPEAAVTVVPNACDRELFADADSSGQALRARTPWLGDRPLVLYAGTLGFVNDVGYLVRMAATLRRTHPDVRVAIVGQGAETARVRALAASSDVLGRTLFLFDQMPKAEVAAFFGACDLAVSTVRDEPALHANSANKVFDGWAAGRPVAVNHEGWIADILRRSGAGLVLPAADPVAAAGLVGAFVTDPTRTAAARTAARVLAATEFDRDLLFDSFEAALRGAVAPQRTPGSPIGRTSQSVTN, via the coding sequence GTGAAGATCGTCTACCTGCACCAGTACTTCCGTACCCCGGCCATGTCCGGAGGTACCCGTTCCTACGAGTTCGCCCGGCGCCTGGTGCGCAACGGCCATGACGTGCAGGTGGTGACCAGTGACACCGAGCCCGCACCCGGCACCCGGCAGACCTGGCGGACCACTGTGGAGGCGGGTGCGGTGGTGCACTGGGCGGCTGTCCCGTACCGCAACGCGATGTCCATCCGGGATCGGCTCTCGGCCTTCGGCCAGTTCGCCCGGTTGGCCGCCACCCGGGCTGCCTCGCTGGAGCAGGACGTCGTCTTCGCGACCAGCACTCCGCTGACCATCGCGATACCCGCCGTCTACTCGGCCCGACGTCGGCGCGTGCCGATGGTGCTGGAGGTGCGCGATCTCTGGCCGGAGGTGCCGATCGCGCTGGGCGCTCTGCGGTCACCGCTGACCCGACGCGCGGCCACGGCGCTGGAGGGGTGGGCGTACCGCAACGCCGCGCACATCGTGGCGCTGTCACCCGGTATGGCGGCGGGCGTTCGCGCGCGGCATCCCGAGGCTGCCGTGACTGTCGTGCCCAACGCCTGCGACCGCGAGTTGTTCGCCGACGCGGACTCGTCCGGTCAGGCGCTCCGGGCTCGCACGCCGTGGTTGGGCGACCGGCCGCTGGTCCTGTACGCGGGAACGCTCGGTTTCGTCAACGACGTGGGTTACCTGGTCCGCATGGCGGCGACGCTGCGTCGCACCCATCCGGACGTGCGGGTGGCGATCGTCGGGCAGGGCGCGGAGACGGCGCGGGTGCGGGCGCTGGCGGCATCGTCCGATGTCCTGGGCCGGACCCTGTTCCTGTTCGACCAGATGCCGAAGGCCGAGGTGGCAGCGTTCTTCGGTGCGTGCGACCTGGCCGTCTCGACGGTGCGGGACGAGCCGGCGTTGCACGCCAACTCGGCGAACAAGGTCTTCGACGGGTGGGCCGCCGGTCGACCGGTCGCCGTCAATCACGAGGGATGGATCGCCGACATCCTGCGGCGCAGCGGCGCCGGCCTCGTGCTGCCCGCAGCAGATCCCGTCGCCGCGGCGGGGCTCGTCGGCGCGTTCGTCACCGACCCGACCCGAACCGCTGCGGCGCGGACCGCCGCCCGGGTGCTCGCGGCCACCGAGTTCGACCGTGACCTGCTCTTCGACTCGTTCGAGGCGGCGCTGCGCGGTGCGGTGGCGCCGCAGCGGACGCCGGGGTCGCCAATCGGGCGAACTTCGCAAAGTGTCACAAATTAG
- a CDS encoding nucleoside-diphosphate sugar epimerase/dehydratase gives MDLSGTSPSESARLGRSRSNLRLTGGLLAADTLAWIAGFAVAAWVRFEFSLTGPALARAIGMGVLAAALHVAVSAVRRHHAGRHPLGSVEETQGLANTALATGVLVLIALVPMASRPVPASTPLVGAAIALLLMLGTRLTYRNRSDRTLRPDAGRAEPVLLFGAGSAGQGLLRAMLSDPAGQFLPVGMLDDDPQKRHLSLAGVRVLGSRHDVGTVVRRTGAKMVIFSAANADSDLINEVRESTLKTGATFKILPSVRELVDHRITVNDVRDPDMADLLGRRQVVGDLSDAQSQLRGRRILVTGAGGSIGSELCRQIMRADPGELMMLDRDESALHALQLSMSGRAMLDSPELILADLRDEERIRRVMAERRPDIVFHAAALKHLTLLQRHPGEAVKTNVWGTQAVLNACRDVTRFVNISTDKAADPISVLGYSKRITERLTANAGATHGGTFLSVRFGNVLSSRGSVVTAFRAQIEAGLPITVTHPDVTRYLMTVQEAVHLVLQAAGIGRDGEALVLDMGEPVKIDDIARQLATQAPGPVQIVYTGLRPGEKLHEDLIGAGEQDLRPLHPLISHVAVPPLDPIEITTLDPFDDPEKIIDRLAWLCGQPTGVVAQAARAITSAPTQR, from the coding sequence ATGGATCTTTCGGGGACAAGCCCCAGCGAGTCCGCACGCCTCGGCCGGTCGCGGAGCAACCTCCGGCTGACCGGCGGCCTCCTCGCAGCGGACACCCTCGCCTGGATCGCGGGTTTCGCCGTCGCCGCGTGGGTGCGCTTCGAGTTCTCGCTCACCGGCCCGGCCCTGGCCCGCGCGATCGGCATGGGCGTGCTGGCTGCGGCCCTGCACGTCGCGGTGTCCGCCGTCCGCCGTCACCACGCCGGTCGACACCCCCTGGGCAGCGTCGAGGAGACGCAGGGGCTCGCCAACACCGCCCTGGCCACCGGTGTGCTCGTGCTGATCGCGCTCGTGCCGATGGCGTCGCGGCCGGTACCCGCGAGCACACCACTCGTCGGCGCGGCGATCGCGCTGCTCCTCATGCTCGGCACCCGACTCACCTACCGCAACCGCAGCGACCGTACGCTGCGCCCAGATGCCGGCCGCGCCGAACCGGTCCTGCTCTTCGGCGCGGGATCGGCCGGGCAGGGTCTCCTGCGGGCGATGCTCAGTGATCCGGCCGGTCAGTTCCTCCCGGTGGGCATGCTCGACGACGACCCGCAGAAACGGCACCTGTCCCTGGCCGGGGTGCGCGTGCTCGGCTCGCGCCACGACGTCGGCACCGTCGTACGACGCACGGGCGCCAAGATGGTGATCTTCTCGGCCGCGAACGCGGACTCCGATCTGATCAACGAGGTCCGCGAGAGCACCCTGAAGACCGGGGCGACATTCAAGATCCTCCCTTCGGTGCGGGAACTGGTCGACCACCGGATCACCGTCAACGACGTCCGGGACCCGGACATGGCTGACCTGCTCGGCCGCCGACAGGTCGTCGGCGACCTCAGCGACGCGCAGTCGCAGCTGCGTGGGCGTCGGATCCTGGTGACCGGCGCAGGTGGGTCGATCGGCTCCGAGCTGTGCCGTCAGATCATGCGCGCCGACCCGGGCGAGCTGATGATGCTCGACCGGGACGAGTCGGCCCTGCACGCGCTCCAGCTGTCGATGTCGGGTCGGGCGATGCTCGACAGCCCCGAGCTGATCCTCGCCGACCTGCGGGACGAGGAGCGGATCCGACGGGTGATGGCGGAGCGTCGACCCGACATCGTCTTCCACGCCGCCGCCCTGAAGCACCTGACGCTGCTGCAACGTCACCCGGGCGAAGCGGTCAAGACGAATGTGTGGGGCACGCAGGCGGTCCTCAACGCGTGCCGCGACGTGACGAGATTCGTGAACATCTCCACCGACAAGGCCGCCGACCCGATCAGCGTGCTCGGCTACTCGAAGCGGATCACCGAACGGCTGACCGCGAACGCCGGCGCGACCCACGGCGGCACGTTCCTCAGCGTCCGGTTCGGCAACGTCCTGTCCAGCCGAGGCTCCGTGGTCACGGCGTTCCGGGCCCAGATCGAGGCCGGGCTGCCCATCACCGTCACCCATCCCGACGTGACCCGTTACCTGATGACCGTCCAGGAGGCGGTACACCTGGTGCTCCAGGCCGCCGGCATCGGCCGCGACGGTGAGGCGCTCGTGCTCGACATGGGTGAGCCGGTGAAGATCGACGACATCGCCCGCCAGTTGGCGACCCAGGCACCCGGGCCGGTGCAGATCGTCTACACCGGGCTCCGACCGGGCGAGAAACTCCACGAAGACCTCATCGGGGCCGGCGAGCAGGACCTTCGCCCACTGCACCCGCTCATCTCGCACGTGGCGGTGCCCCCGCTCGACCCCATCGAGATCACCACACTGGACCCGTTCGACGACCCGGAGAAGATCATCGATCGCCTCGCCTGGCTGTGCGGTCAACCGACCGGCGTCGTCGCGCAGGCCGCCAGAGCGATCACGTCGGCACCCACACAACGCTGA
- a CDS encoding M14 family metallopeptidase → MRPRRLAIASVVTLLGALALTPPASAKPPSEPGARDGLEVYVGTVDAKQRDQLRAAGVDLGHDAKTDSTGRTTVETVLSRRQAKRLTDQGVPLSVKKVRGKDASQALREQAAAGWTAFRPYGEPGGLRDELNATAARYPKLTKVETIGRTQQGQPIIAVKVTKNARTVADGKRPAVLYAGAQHAREWITPEMTRRLMHHVLDSYGTDQEITKLLDTTELWFLPVANPDGYDFTFTPGNRLWRKNLRDNNGDGQITSGDGVDLNRNFSYKWGYDNEGSSPEPNSETYRGPGPNSEPETKALDQLFKRVGFEFFVNYHSAAELLLYGLGWQVSTPTPDDEIYKAMAGDDAHPAVPGYDPDISAELYTTNGDTDSHATVRYGTLGFTPEMSTCEAASAVDPDDEWRPEDCVSGFIFPDDETLIAGEVSKNLPFALAVAKSAADPDEPVSVVGRSTPDFVVDAFDTSYGRTQQVAAITRRALKNVKMHYTVNGGRPKTVAVREWRGGERYGGTHDDYYAELRGTVGGTKPGDRVEVWFTGNKPRSGVVASEHFTYRVHTDIGGDVLVLAAEDVTGLSPAQTGTSAKYADEIAASLSAAGRSSDVYDFDVMGRRAPHPLGVLSHYRAVVWETGDDVIMRSPGQVAGTAAKAALDTELAVRDYLNEGGKLLVSGQYALFAQGANGSYVYHPDAPPECTNADDLTCLPLLNDFQQYWLGAHTYVSDGGTAPEGEPFPVVGRDGAFTGFDGQLNAAGSAENQGHTASFLTTSSFLPPDEFPQFASSAPVGWTRPGGAPFDPRTGEWYLHSGQADESYKRLTRTVDLSAATSGELRFFTSYEIEQNWDFLFVEAHEVGSDNWTTLPDVNGKTSTVTGESCTSGWGQLHPFLAHYQGAGCSPTGSTGSWNAATGTSSGWKEFVVDLTPYAGKQVEVSITYASDWATQGLGVFLDDARVVVDGSTVAETSFESTDLGGWTVAGPPAGSGGNANDWSRSQQAFEEGSVVVTGDTVYLGFGLEGLSPAARDDLVARSLTHLTGQPRP, encoded by the coding sequence ATGAGACCGAGACGACTGGCGATCGCCAGCGTGGTCACCCTGCTCGGCGCACTGGCACTGACTCCACCCGCCAGCGCGAAGCCACCGTCCGAACCGGGCGCCCGCGACGGCCTGGAGGTCTACGTCGGCACTGTCGACGCGAAACAGCGGGACCAGCTCCGCGCGGCGGGGGTCGACCTCGGCCACGACGCGAAGACGGACTCGACCGGCAGGACGACAGTCGAGACGGTGCTCAGCCGCCGGCAGGCGAAGCGGCTGACCGACCAGGGCGTCCCATTGTCGGTGAAGAAGGTGCGCGGCAAGGACGCGTCGCAGGCGCTGCGGGAGCAGGCGGCGGCGGGCTGGACGGCCTTCCGGCCCTACGGGGAACCGGGCGGTCTGCGCGACGAGCTGAACGCCACCGCGGCCCGCTATCCGAAGCTGACCAAGGTCGAGACGATCGGTCGCACCCAGCAGGGCCAGCCGATCATCGCCGTGAAGGTCACCAAGAACGCGCGGACCGTCGCGGACGGGAAGCGGCCCGCCGTGCTCTACGCCGGCGCGCAGCACGCCCGCGAGTGGATCACGCCGGAGATGACCCGCCGGTTGATGCACCACGTGCTGGACAGCTACGGCACCGACCAGGAGATCACCAAACTTCTGGACACGACCGAGCTGTGGTTCCTGCCGGTGGCCAACCCGGACGGTTACGACTTCACCTTCACCCCCGGCAACCGGCTGTGGCGCAAGAACCTGCGGGACAACAACGGCGACGGACAGATCACCTCCGGCGACGGCGTGGACCTCAACCGCAACTTCAGCTACAAGTGGGGGTACGACAACGAGGGCTCGTCACCGGAGCCGAACAGCGAGACCTACCGGGGCCCCGGCCCCAACTCGGAGCCGGAGACCAAGGCCCTGGACCAGCTCTTCAAGCGGGTCGGGTTCGAATTCTTCGTCAACTACCACTCGGCGGCCGAGCTGCTGCTCTACGGCCTCGGTTGGCAGGTGAGCACGCCCACCCCGGATGACGAGATCTACAAGGCGATGGCCGGGGACGACGCGCACCCGGCGGTGCCCGGGTACGACCCGGACATCTCCGCCGAGCTGTACACGACCAACGGTGACACCGACAGCCACGCCACCGTCCGGTACGGCACGCTGGGCTTCACCCCGGAGATGTCCACCTGTGAGGCCGCCTCGGCGGTCGACCCGGACGACGAGTGGCGCCCGGAGGACTGCGTCAGCGGCTTCATCTTCCCCGACGACGAGACGTTGATCGCCGGCGAGGTGAGCAAGAACCTGCCGTTCGCGCTGGCCGTGGCCAAGTCGGCGGCGGACCCGGACGAGCCGGTGTCGGTGGTCGGCCGGAGCACCCCGGACTTCGTGGTGGACGCCTTCGACACCTCGTACGGGCGCACCCAGCAGGTCGCCGCCATCACGCGGCGGGCGCTGAAGAACGTGAAGATGCACTACACGGTCAACGGCGGGCGACCGAAGACCGTCGCGGTCCGCGAGTGGCGCGGCGGCGAGCGGTACGGCGGCACGCACGACGACTACTACGCGGAGCTACGCGGGACGGTCGGCGGCACGAAACCGGGAGACCGGGTGGAGGTCTGGTTCACCGGCAACAAACCCCGGTCCGGGGTGGTCGCGAGCGAGCACTTCACCTACCGGGTGCACACCGACATCGGCGGTGACGTGCTGGTCCTCGCCGCTGAGGACGTCACCGGCCTCAGCCCGGCGCAGACCGGCACCTCCGCGAAGTACGCCGACGAGATCGCGGCGTCGTTGAGCGCCGCCGGGCGCAGCAGCGACGTGTACGACTTCGACGTGATGGGCCGCAGGGCGCCGCACCCGCTGGGGGTGCTGTCGCACTACCGGGCCGTGGTGTGGGAGACCGGCGACGACGTGATCATGCGCTCGCCCGGTCAGGTCGCCGGCACCGCGGCCAAGGCGGCGCTGGACACCGAACTGGCCGTCCGGGACTACCTGAACGAGGGCGGGAAGCTCCTGGTCAGCGGCCAGTACGCGCTGTTCGCCCAGGGCGCCAACGGTTCGTACGTCTACCACCCGGACGCGCCGCCGGAGTGCACCAACGCCGACGACCTCACCTGCCTGCCGCTGCTCAACGACTTCCAGCAGTACTGGTTGGGAGCGCACACCTACGTCAGCGACGGCGGCACCGCGCCGGAGGGCGAACCGTTCCCGGTCGTCGGCCGCGACGGCGCGTTCACCGGCTTCGACGGGCAGCTCAACGCGGCCGGTTCGGCGGAGAACCAGGGGCACACCGCGTCGTTCCTGACCACGTCGAGCTTCCTGCCGCCGGACGAGTTCCCGCAGTTCGCCAGCTCCGCCCCGGTGGGCTGGACCCGACCGGGTGGCGCGCCGTTCGACCCGCGTACGGGTGAGTGGTACCTGCACAGCGGGCAGGCCGACGAGTCGTACAAGCGGCTCACCCGCACTGTGGACCTCAGCGCGGCGACCAGCGGCGAGCTGCGCTTCTTCACCTCGTACGAGATCGAGCAGAACTGGGACTTCCTCTTCGTCGAGGCCCACGAGGTGGGCAGCGACAACTGGACGACCCTGCCGGACGTCAACGGCAAGACCAGCACGGTCACCGGGGAGAGCTGCACCTCCGGTTGGGGCCAGTTGCACCCGTTCCTCGCCCACTACCAGGGCGCTGGCTGCTCCCCCACCGGCAGCACCGGAAGCTGGAACGCGGCGACCGGGACGTCGAGCGGGTGGAAGGAGTTCGTGGTCGACCTGACCCCGTACGCCGGCAAGCAGGTCGAGGTGTCGATCACGTACGCCTCGGACTGGGCCACCCAGGGCCTCGGGGTCTTCCTGGACGACGCCCGGGTGGTGGTCGACGGGTCGACGGTGGCGGAGACGTCGTTCGAGTCCACCGACCTGGGCGGCTGGACGGTGGCCGGGCCTCCGGCCGGGTCCGGTGGCAACGCCAACGACTGGTCGCGCAGCCAGCAGGCGTTCGAGGAGGGCTCGGTGGTGGTCACCGGGGACACGGTGTACCTGGGCTTCGGGTTGGAGGGCCTCTCCCCAGCGGCCCGCGATGACCTGGTCGCCCGGTCGTTGACCCACCTCACCGGTCAACCCCGCCCCTGA
- a CDS encoding NAD(+)/NADH kinase, with translation MGLVLHPTRDVTEVVEIIERWATRHHKTLFVREEDQHRVPSCVEPLPEGEVPVRADALISIGGDGTMLGALRSAVRDPKPVLGVHLGRLGFLVEIEPPELPDALSRLLSKDFTVESHACLACDVCGDDVVAFNDIALVRQPGAGFVSVTLAIDGQQYGYYRSDAVVVSTPIGSTAYSYAAGGPLISPAADSVVITPAAPMAGISRAVVLSPDEKIRLELQPNSSPVVVEMDGLVFRDAATEGAVDISYRRDAGLVVRFDPLRYQERNQLKMTLLDLPFLPEQLRELLPEELRRRSQELPPPADPPPC, from the coding sequence CTGGGACTTGTGCTGCACCCCACCCGGGATGTCACCGAGGTGGTCGAAATCATCGAACGGTGGGCCACCCGCCACCACAAGACGCTGTTCGTTCGCGAGGAGGACCAGCACCGCGTCCCGTCCTGCGTCGAGCCGTTGCCGGAGGGCGAGGTCCCCGTCCGCGCCGACGCGTTGATCAGCATCGGCGGTGACGGCACGATGCTGGGTGCGCTGCGCTCCGCCGTCCGCGATCCGAAGCCGGTGCTCGGCGTACACCTGGGTCGTCTGGGGTTTCTGGTGGAGATCGAGCCGCCGGAGTTGCCCGACGCGCTGAGCCGGCTGCTGTCGAAGGACTTCACCGTCGAGTCGCACGCGTGCCTCGCCTGCGACGTGTGCGGTGACGACGTCGTGGCGTTCAACGACATCGCGTTGGTCCGCCAGCCGGGCGCCGGTTTCGTCAGCGTCACGCTCGCCATCGACGGCCAGCAGTACGGCTACTACCGCAGCGACGCCGTGGTGGTCAGCACCCCGATCGGCTCGACGGCGTACAGCTACGCGGCCGGGGGTCCACTGATCTCCCCGGCGGCGGATTCCGTGGTGATCACACCGGCGGCGCCGATGGCCGGCATCTCCCGGGCGGTTGTGCTCTCGCCGGACGAGAAGATCCGGTTGGAGTTGCAGCCCAACTCGTCGCCGGTCGTGGTGGAGATGGACGGGTTGGTGTTCCGGGACGCGGCCACCGAGGGGGCGGTGGACATCTCGTACCGTCGCGACGCCGGTCTGGTGGTCCGCTTCGACCCGTTGCGTTACCAGGAGCGCAACCAGTTGAAGATGACACTGCTCGACCTGCCGTTCCTCCCCGAGCAGCTCCGCGAACTGCTGCCCGAGGAGCTACGCCGGCGCAGCCAGGAACTCCCGCCCCCCGCCGACCCCCCACCCTGCTGA